Genomic segment of Catenibacterium mitsuokai:
AGTATAGAAACACCATCTTGATCATTGAGTTCTTTGAATATTTCTAATATTTCATGTGATGTATGAGAATCTAAGTTACCTGTTGGTTCATCCGCTACAATAAGTTTAGGATGAGTGACAAGGGCACGACAGATGGCTGCACGCTGTCTTTGTCCTCCTGAACATTCATTAGGATACTTATGAAGTAATGAATCAATAGATAAACGTGACGCTGTTTCTTTAACTCTTGCTTCTATTTCTTCCTGTGGCAAATTCGCAAGAGAAAGAGGAACTGCGATATTTTCAAGAATAGTGAGAGAATCTAATAAGTTGAATTCCTGGAAAATGAATCCAAGGTTCTCATAACGAAACTTACCTATTTCATTTTCACCCATACTTCTTACTTCAGTATCATTGATATAAACCTTCCCTTTTGTAGGAATATCTATTGTAGATAGATTATTAATAAAAGTTGATTTACCTGCACCACTTGGTCCCATGACACAGATGAATTCTCCTTCATTCATAGTCATAGAGACCCCATGTAACGCTTCAAAGGTATGGCTTGTACCAATGCCATATATTTTAGTTATATTTTTCGCAACTAGTATTTCACTCATAGTACGTCTCCGATTTCTGTATAAACATTCTTCTTATAAATATAATAAGTCATCACTGCAAGAACCATCTGTGGAATGATATCCACACCAAACAACATAACAATAAGACCTAAAGTATCCGGTGTATGCATATAAACCTGAACCATGACAATTGCAAGATAAACAATAGGTATTAAAACAAGTAATGCATAGAAGAGAATAACTTCCTTCTTAATATAAGAAGCAATCTTCTTTCTTGTACAGCCTATCTTATAAAGATTACTAAAGGCTTTCACTCTTTTCATAGTTTCTGCAGCATATTTATACATAATTGTGATAGATAATAAGATTGTCATCACAATGTAAGCAATAATAGCGGTCATATATTCTCTTGGTGAATTTTTCTGAGCAATGATCATAGCACTCATACAAACATTTGTGACAACATAAACAAGGATAAGAGCACCTGAATTAGTCAAAGAAGTAGATAAATGACTTAAAGAAACCAGGTCTAAAGTATGTCCTAAACGTTGACTCTTGATTTTTCTAAGTATTTCTGGGATTGACTGCGATAATACATAAGCCGCCCCTATTCCACCCACAAAACAAGGGAATACAAATCCAGTTGGACTATAAGGAGTCGTAACTAATAAAATAATCGCAAATATATAAATGAATGGCGGAAGATAAGAAGGTAATTTCTTATCCACAACCTTTTCATGAGATTCATGTAAGAGTGTCTGGATATCATGGCGGTAAACAAAGCCTGAATCTCCTAGAATAGTTACAAAGAAAAGAATCGCAATAGTCATAAGTGTATCTGCATAGGCACGCATAGGAATCATGAAGATAGACTTATGAATATGCATAGAGTGATACATGATTGAATTCACTCCTACTGCCCCTGCCATACCAATCAAATAACCTATAGGTAAAGCAATTAAAGAGATAATGATTTCCTGATAAAATAAATAGAGCGTTGAATCAAAAAAACTGCTGCCACTCATCGCAAGAATCGCAAATTCTTTTGTCTTATGTGTACAAAAGAATGAGTTGGCATAAACCATCATTAATCCACAAAATATTATAACAACAAATGCGATAATACTTGATAATGGAACACTGACCTGTGAAAAAGATCCACCACTTGCAGCTGCTGTTTGATCTATTAACGTATCATTATTAATAATATTAAAGAAGATAAATGATACAAAGACAGTAAAAAGAACAGTAACACCATAGGATATAGCTTGTCTCTTTTCACGTTTCAACATCTTACAGGCAAATTTAAATGTCCCCATGATCTTTACCTCCATGAGTATGGCGATAAGAGTTAATACGTGTCACTCTTAAGATATTTTCTTCTCCAGGAAAATAAACTGGATTCTGTTTTGTTTGTTTATAGATGTCTATTACTCCTTTCGCATCATCTACAATTTCAGTAAGTTTCATCAAGCCATACATTCTAGGAGGAAGAACATATAAAGGTACACCTGTATCCTTGAAATGCAACTTAATTTCCATAAGCAGGTGTGGACAGCACATCACTACATCATATTGATCAATGACTTCGTGCATCAAGCTAAAGGGTGAGAAATCAACTTGTACTTGATTCTCTAAATGATTTTCTTTAATTTGTTTCTGCATACGTGTAGTGACATAGCTTGATGAGAAGCCACCCCCACAGCAGATTAATATTTTTAATAGATTCATGGTATATATTATATAAAATCATTTCATAGCACACTATTAATTTTCTAAACATGAAAAAAACCGACATCAGTCGGTTGATTCTTCGTAGCACTTTAATCGTTCAAACTTCAGTTTTCTCATAGATTTGATCTTTTCGATGTCTTTTTCTAAAAGCTCATAGTCATAGAGCATATCCTTATATTTACCATAATTTTCATATTGATAAATATAATAAGTCATATACATTTCAATGATTGGCTCAATACCATGATAGTGTTCTAGTTCATAGAGTCCACAAGCAACATAGCACAAGCACATGAAATATTCCAGTTCTCTATTTTCTCCTAGCATTTCGTCTGAAAATACATATGAACTCCCATAAAACATAGGATGAGGCGTATCTTTCTGTGAATCCATTTCCTGATAGACATCATTTCTTACTTCTCTATAATATTCTAGTTCTTCCATAATTACCTACTCATCCCTAAATGCATCTTCATAATCTAGTTTACCTGAATTAAGTACAAAATCCCTGTCTCGCTTCATTTCATCCAGTTCTTCTTGTGTTTCAACATGTACACCTACGATAATCCTATCTACGTTCTCATAAGTGTGATAGAACATATAGTTCACACCATCATTGAGTGTAGGATATAATTCTGCTTCGATAGTTGCTAAAGCTAAAGATACTCGCAAAGCAAACATCGGGTCACCTTTAAAAGAAGGTCCTAAGTCATCAAGATGGAACATACCTCTTGATTGATCTCCGGTTTCATAATCCGTCCTAAAGTCATGTTTAAAATCAGAATATTCACTCATTTTTTAATCCTCTTATACATAATATACTCTCAACCATTTCTGTTATATATATATTTTTAAACACCGAAAAGACATCAATTGGTTTTAGTTCTACCATTTTTAAAATCTCTTATCATTTTTAATATATATTCATTACTACCCATATATGTTTCTTTTCCAAGTACATCTAATGCAGCTGTTGCAACATAACCTATAGGTATATTTAGCAAACGCGTTTCGTTCTCTTTATTGTTTTTTATTTCCTCAACAAAGGCTTCATCAGTTATTTTCGCTTCAATTCCTGTAAGAATCGCCTGCATGACAAGTATAGGTTTACCACTTTTTATCTTATCAATAACTTCTATCACTATATCATTGCGCATGTCTTTTAACCTCCGAATATCGAATAAAAATTAAATTTCAAAAATTTTCTTCTACTCATCCCTAAACGCATCTTCATAATCTAGTTTTCCAGAATTTAGAACAAAATCTCTGTCACGCTTCATCTCATCTAGTTCCTCTTGCGTTTCAACATGCTCACCCACTATGATTTCATCAACATTCTCATATGTATGATAGAACATATAGTTTACTCCGTCATTAAGTGTAGGATATAATTCTGCTTCAATTGTTGCCAAGGCAAGAGATACTTTTAATGCAAGCAAAGGACATTCATCAAAATGAGGTCCTAAATCATTAAGATGGAAGATACCCACAGATTGCTCACTATCGATATATGATGTTCTAAAATCATGCTTTATATCTTCATACCTATCCATCGCTTTTTCTTTCACTGCTTTTCACCTTTTCTATGACTTTCTGTTTACTTATAAGTTCATTATACACTAGATCACAGCCAAAACACTTATATTTTTTAGCATGAAAAAAGTGCCATCTCTGGCACTTTAGATTACTTTGCTAACTGTTCTTTAGCTAAATCAGTTAAAGCCTTGAAACCTTCAGGATCAGCAATTGCGATTTCTGAAAGCATCTTTCTGTTAACGTTAACTTCTGCAAGTTTTAAACCGTGCATGAAAGTTGAATATGACATATCGTTCATTCTGCAAGCAGCGTTGATACGTGCAATCCAAAGCTTTCTCATTTCTCTCTTTAACTGTCTTCTATCTCTGTAAGCATACTTTAAAGAATGCATTACCTGTTCATGAGCTGTTTTATATAAAGCATGTTTGCTACCGAAGTAACCTTTAGCTAGCTTTAATGTCTTTTTTCTTCTGCGTCTAGTTGTAAATCCGCCTTTTACTCTTGCCATGTGTATATCCTCCTTAAAATTAACCTATTAGATACGAGACTTGATTCTCTTGTAATCTGATGGGTGTACTAATGTTGACTTAGCGAGATGCTTTTTCTGTTTATGTGTCTTATTATGTGATAAGTGAGATACGTATGCATGGCCTCTCTTTAATTTACCACTTGCTGTTTTCTTTAAGCGCTTCTTAAGACCGCTATGTGTTTTCATTTTTGGCATGATAAGTTTCCTCCTATTTTACTTTGCTTTTTTAGGTGCGAGCATTGCTGTCAATGTTCTTCCTTCTAGTTTAGCTGGCTTTTCAACGACGCAATATTCAGAACATTCCGCAATAAAATCATCCATAATCTTCTGTCCAAGATCAACATGAGCCATCTGTCTTCCTCTGAAACGAATTGCTACCTTGACTTTATCGCCATCCTGTAACCATTTCAAAGTACGTTTAAGCTTCACGTTCTTATCGTGTACATCGATTGTTGGAGATAACTGCGTCTCCTTGATCGCAACAACTTTTGAATTTTTCTTCATTTCTTTTTGTTTCTTCTGCTGCTCGAAACGATACTTTCCGTAATCCATGATACGGCATACCGCTGGTTTTGCCTTAGGAGCAACACAAACTAGATCAAGTCCTGCATCATAAGCACGATTCATTGCGTCTCTCTTGCTCATAACGCCTAACTGTTCTCCATTCTGATCAATAACCAGTACTTCCTTAAAACGAATATTTTCGTTGATTGGATCTTCCTTCTTCACTGGTTTTGTTCTATCATAACGTCTAATAAAAGCCACCTCCGCTTACTTCATATTAAATAAAAAGTGAGCGTACTAGCGCCCACTTATCGTTAGAGTTTAATCTAGTGACATTGGCCCATCGACTGTATCAATCGGGCGAGAAGTAGGCACTTCTTCTTTCCACTTTTTACTTGTTCATCTTACCTAATATACAGGTGCTTGTCAATAACTTTTTTTAATTTATTTTAAATTTCTGTAATAACACCATTCACCGCATGAATCTTTATGCCTCTATACTTTATAGTAGCCTTGACTGTGAGATTTTCTATATCCATCGGGCGTTCCATCTGTACAATCTTATAATCAATCATGACTCGTGTATTCTTTTCAAGCAACACCTTACTATTATAATAATCCTCAGTTAAAGTCTTATCTTTAGAAAGTGTCTCATTCACTTCACCAAGCTGACTAAAATCACCTACAGTAAAGCTTGCCTGAGACATATTAACAGCCTTAGGAAAGAATACCTGTGTGGCTACTAAATATGTTTCTTTTCCGTCCATAAGGCCATAAGGATGTACACTCACACTTAAGACAACTTCCTTCTGTAGTCTGATTTTGTCTCTTATTTTCAACCCACAAAAGACCGCAACAACACATACCGCAAGTACAACAATTTGACTGATCAGTTTACTATGTTTCACTGTTTATTCTCCTTTATCTTTTAGAAGGTTTAAACATCTGCTTAAAAGAAGAAGGAAGCGGTGCTTTAAAGGTCATTGTTTTATGTGTAAAAGGATGTGTGAATGCAAATTCATGTGCATGTAAACCTAATCTCTTTAAAGGATTTGTACATGCACCATATTTCCTATCACCAATAATAGGATGATTCAAAGAAGCCATATGAACACGAATCTGATTCTTACGCCCTGTATCTAAAAATACTTCCATCATTGTATAATCCTTAGATACTTCTAATGGCTTGTAGTGCGTAATAGCCAATTGTCCCTCTTTCGCAATACGCATCTTTAACTGTTTATCTTCTACAAGATGATTCTTTATTGTGCCTGACTTACGACATTGTCCTTCTAATATTGCGACATAGCCTCTTGTTTTAACATACTTATTCCAGTTATGAGTTAATTCCTGATAAAGCTTCTTATTCTTCACAAACATAAGTACACCAGAAGTATCCTGGTCTAAGCGATGTACAAGATAACACTGCTGTCTCTTCTTACGACAATATTCCATCACCATATAAAAAGCTGTCTGATATTTATTATTACGTGTCTCTTCACTCACAAGCCCCGAAGGCTTATTAATGACTATCATGTCATCATCTTCATAAAGAAGTTCAAAAGGAAGATTCGTCTTCTTACCAACTTCTACTTCATCTCCTGGATGTAATTCAAAGGCATGATAAGTCTGTACTTCACCATTCACCTGTACTGATTTATATTTCAATAAATTCTTACAATCATTTCTCTTCTTACGAGTATGCTCTACAAGAGAATCTAATAGTAATTCATCTTTTGTAACCTTATACATTCTTTTCCTCCAAATAACGTCTCACTTCTTCTTCTAAATACTGTGGACCTTTTTCCAATAATACAGAAAGAGGTTCATCTGTATGATTAATACAGCGTACATCCTCAAATCCAGCTTCAAGTAATGTCTCTTTATCTTCACACTTTCCACAAAATGCAACAACAGGCTTATTGTATTTCTGTGCTAAGCGCAAGACACCTATTGGTGTCTTGCCATATAAAGTCTGATGATCCATTTTTCCTTCACCTGTAAAAATAATATCCGCTTTCTGGATTGCTTCTTCTAGATGAACTGTACGACTGACTGCATCAAATCCAGTCACTAATTTACCATTTAGTCCTGTAACAATCGCATAGCCCATACCTCCTGCTGCTCCTGCACCAGGTACACATGAATCATCCTTATCAACTAATTCACTCATTATTTTCGCATAATGCTTCATTGCCTGATCTGTCTTTTCTAAATCTTTTACCTTTTTTTGAGGGCCAAAGACATAAGTGGCTCCTTCATTCCCACATAATGGATTGGTGACATCACATGCCCCTTCTACTTCTATATTTGATAAATCAAGACGTGTTTTCTTAATATGATCAAGTGTTTCGAGTCCTCTCGCATTCATTGGAATACGCTGATCAAACTGATCAAAGAAACCATAACCCATACCACTTAATAGACCTATACCTCCATCATTACAAGCTGATCCACCTAAAGTCAAAAGGAAACGTTTGACACCATGATCATAAGCATATTTCATCATTTCTCCTACACCATAAGATGTTGCTTCTGTTCCGTTCTTTTCTTCTTCAGTCAGGTAATCAAGTCCACATGCCTGTGCACTTTCTATAATAGCAAGATCATCCATAATAGCGAGTTTTGCATGAACTGTCTTAAATAGCGGTCCCGCTACCTCTATTTCATGAATATCACCATGCAGATAACGATTCATGACTTCCATTGTCCCTTCACCACCATCAGCTAAAGGACAAATATGTACATTATTATAAGCTCTCTGTACTGCTTCTCCTGCAGCATATGCAGTCATGCTTTCTTTAAAAGAATCAAATGCAGCAAGTATTTTCATCATTATCACTCCCTGTATGTATTCTAACACAAAAAAGTTCATGGTCACCCATGAACTTTTAAGATTTTCTTTTTAATAAATAAGTATTTTTCTTATAAACAATAACATAAAGAATGATTGATAGCACAACCGCAGAAAGTGCATCAATAATTCCATGTTGCTTGATTAAGAAAGTAGAGATAATAATCCCTATTGTAAGAATTGTAGTTCCCTTCTTCATAATACGAGTTGCATGCTTTGATTTACTAAATGCCATACACATACCAATAGAATTAAAGATATGAATACTAGGCAACACATTGGTTGGTGTATCAATCTTATAAAGCAAATCAACAAGTATTAACGCAATATTACTATGACCTAATTGTTTTGGTCTAATATCTAAACCATTAGGATAAATGACTGATACCACTACAAAGAGTGTCATACCAGTAAATAGGAATGTGATCATCTGCAAGTATTCTTCCTTATCTTTAAAGAAGAAATACCAGAAAGAGAAGAAGATATACCCAAACCAGCTGATATAGAAGAAAACAAACCACTCATTAAATGGAATCATATGATCTATTGGTGTAGAAATCATATGATATTGCGTCACTGGCATAAAATGTTCAATAAAGAAGAAACATACCAGATAAACTACAAAGTACAAAAGCGTCCACCAATAACGCCAATTCTTTTTCATTAGTTTTTAGAGAATTCTGATAAGATTAATTCCT
This window contains:
- a CDS encoding RluA family pseudouridine synthase, translating into MYKVTKDELLLDSLVEHTRKKRNDCKNLLKYKSVQVNGEVQTYHAFELHPGDEVEVGKKTNLPFELLYEDDDMIVINKPSGLVSEETRNNKYQTAFYMVMEYCRKKRQQCYLVHRLDQDTSGVLMFVKNKKLYQELTHNWNKYVKTRGYVAILEGQCRKSGTIKNHLVEDKQLKMRIAKEGQLAITHYKPLEVSKDYTMMEVFLDTGRKNQIRVHMASLNHPIIGDRKYGACTNPLKRLGLHAHEFAFTHPFTHKTMTFKAPLPSSFKQMFKPSKR
- a CDS encoding PTS sugar transporter subunit IIB, which encodes MNLLKILICCGGGFSSSYVTTRMQKQIKENHLENQVQVDFSPFSLMHEVIDQYDVVMCCPHLLMEIKLHFKDTGVPLYVLPPRMYGLMKLTEIVDDAKGVIDIYKQTKQNPVYFPGEENILRVTRINSYRHTHGGKDHGDI
- the rpmI gene encoding 50S ribosomal protein L35, whose amino-acid sequence is MPKMKTHSGLKKRLKKTASGKLKRGHAYVSHLSHNKTHKQKKHLAKSTLVHPSDYKRIKSRI
- the rplT gene encoding 50S ribosomal protein L20, with translation MARVKGGFTTRRRRKKTLKLAKGYFGSKHALYKTAHEQVMHSLKYAYRDRRQLKREMRKLWIARINAACRMNDMSYSTFMHGLKLAEVNVNRKMLSEIAIADPEGFKALTDLAKEQLAK
- the infC gene encoding translation initiation factor IF-3, yielding MAFIRRYDRTKPVKKEDPINENIRFKEVLVIDQNGEQLGVMSKRDAMNRAYDAGLDLVCVAPKAKPAVCRIMDYGKYRFEQQKKQKEMKKNSKVVAIKETQLSPTIDVHDKNVKLKRTLKWLQDGDKVKVAIRFRGRQMAHVDLGQKIMDDFIAECSEYCVVEKPAKLEGRTLTAMLAPKKAK
- a CDS encoding ABC transporter permease family protein, translated to MGTFKFACKMLKREKRQAISYGVTVLFTVFVSFIFFNIINNDTLIDQTAAASGGSFSQVSVPLSSIIAFVVIIFCGLMMVYANSFFCTHKTKEFAILAMSGSSFFDSTLYLFYQEIIISLIALPIGYLIGMAGAVGVNSIMYHSMHIHKSIFMIPMRAYADTLMTIAILFFVTILGDSGFVYRHDIQTLLHESHEKVVDKKLPSYLPPFIYIFAIILLVTTPYSPTGFVFPCFVGGIGAAYVLSQSIPEILRKIKSQRLGHTLDLVSLSHLSTSLTNSGALILVYVVTNVCMSAMIIAQKNSPREYMTAIIAYIVMTILLSITIMYKYAAETMKRVKAFSNLYKIGCTRKKIASYIKKEVILFYALLVLIPIVYLAIVMVQVYMHTPDTLGLIVMLFGVDIIPQMVLAVMTYYIYKKNVYTEIGDVL
- a CDS encoding ABC transporter ATP-binding protein, which encodes MSEILVAKNITKIYGIGTSHTFEALHGVSMTMNEGEFICVMGPSGAGKSTFINNLSTIDIPTKGKVYINDTEVRSMGENEIGKFRYENLGFIFQEFNLLDSLTILENIAVPLSLANLPQEEIEARVKETASRLSIDSLLHKYPNECSGGQRQRAAICRALVTHPKLIVADEPTGNLDSHTSHEILEIFKELNDQDGVSILMVTHDPMIASYSQKLLYIKDGVIAKQVVKGDLTQKEYFHKIVDVNSAESMSLFEEE
- a CDS encoding glycerate kinase family protein translates to MMKILAAFDSFKESMTAYAAGEAVQRAYNNVHICPLADGGEGTMEVMNRYLHGDIHEIEVAGPLFKTVHAKLAIMDDLAIIESAQACGLDYLTEEEKNGTEATSYGVGEMMKYAYDHGVKRFLLTLGGSACNDGGIGLLSGMGYGFFDQFDQRIPMNARGLETLDHIKKTRLDLSNIEVEGACDVTNPLCGNEGATYVFGPQKKVKDLEKTDQAMKHYAKIMSELVDKDDSCVPGAGAAGGMGYAIVTGLNGKLVTGFDAVSRTVHLEEAIQKADIIFTGEGKMDHQTLYGKTPIGVLRLAQKYNKPVVAFCGKCEDKETLLEAGFEDVRCINHTDEPLSVLLEKGPQYLEEEVRRYLEEKNV